From a region of the Nyctibius grandis isolate bNycGra1 chromosome 12, bNycGra1.pri, whole genome shotgun sequence genome:
- the OSGIN1 gene encoding oxidative stress-induced growth inhibitor 1, whose product MLPDRKMYALLNRPQNKSGFKPLPVVIIGNGPSGICLSYLLSGYIPYFKRDCLHPHPILQRKLEEAPDVSILDQDLEYLSEGLEGRSHSPVALLFDTLQRPDADFGGTAESVLTWWHETDRAIPHLVLGRNAPGGAWHSIEGSMVTLSRGEWMGLPDLPFKDWLKQKRRGLRNNRATAEDIAQYYQHYVVKKGLQKNFRCGTVVTSVRKVTAENISNHAQEDLRENSDSLWNFNEKSTEVFQVDGFFKTVKGDKEPFSIYAENVVLATGTYDSPTWLGVKGENLSYVHHQLSALEEAVRNNSIGIMSDPVLIVGAGLTAADAILFAHHCNIPVIHVFRRRVSDPGLIFNQLPKMMYAEYHKVHQMMKEQSADCAGPYECYISLPEHHVLSFGKDKKCIFQDKNGYQKVYKISMALVLTGSNPNLSFLPNNGIDLAMDSDQPVNPKRNPIDVDPFTYECTQEKGLYALGPLAGDNFVRFVQGGALAVASSLLKKANKNPP is encoded by the exons ATGCTTCCGGACAGGAAGATGTATGCATTATTGAACAGACCCCAAAATAAGAGTGGGTTCAAGCCGTTGCCTGTTGTGATCATAG GGAATGGACCTTCAGGAATCTGTCTCTCATATTTGCTGTCAGGCTACATCCCTTACTTCAAAAGAGACTGTCTTCATCCTCATCCCATTCTTCAGAGGAAACTGGAAGAGGCACCAGATGTCTCCATTTTGGACCAG GATTTGGAGTATCTGTCTGAAGGCTTGGAGGGACGATCCCACAGCCCTGTGGCTCTTCTGTTTGATACTCTTCAGCGTCCGGACGCAGACTTTGGTGGAACAGCTGAATCTGTCCTCACTTGGTGGCATGAGACTGACAGAGCCATCCCCCACCTGGTCCTTGGCAGAAATGCTCCTGGAGGTGCCTGGCAT TCTATTGAGGGCTCTATGGTTACTCTGAGCAGAGGGGAATGGATGGGACTCCCAGATCTCCCATTCAAGGACTGGctaaaacaaaagagaag AGGCCTCAGAAACAATAGAGCCACAGCAGAAGACATTGCTCAGTATTACCAACACTACGTGGTGAAGAAAGGACTGCAGAAGAATTTCAGATGTGGTACTGTTGTGACCTCTGTGAGGAAAGTGACTGCAGAGAACATCTCCAACCACGCACAGGAAGATCTGCGGGAGAATAGTGACTCACTCTGGAACTTCAATGAGAAAAGTACGGAGGTCTTTCAGGTGGATggatttttcaaaactgtgaaAGGTGATAAAGAGCCCTTCTCCATCTACGCAGAAAATGTGGTCTTAGCTACAGGAACATATGATAGTCCTACTTGGCTTGGGGTCAAGGGAGAGAACCTTTCCTATGTCCATCACCAGCTGTCTGCCCTAGAGGAAGCAGTGAGGAACAACAGCATTGGCATCATGTCAGATCCGGTCTTGATTGTAGGTGCTGGTCTGACAGCTGCTGATGCGATTCTCTTTGCTCACCATTGCAATATTCCAGTGATCCATGTTTTTCGGAGACGAGTCAGTGACCCGGGTCTTATTTTTAACCAGCTCCCCAAAATGATGTATGCTGAATACCACAAAGTCCATCAGATGATGAAAGAACAGTCAGCTGATTGTGCTGGGCCCTATGAGTGTTACATTAGCCTTCCTGAACATCATGTGCTATCCTTTGGCAAGGACAAGAAATGTATCTTTCAAGACAAGAATGGCTACCAGAAAGTTTATAAAATTTCCATGGCTCTTGTTCTAACTGGCTCAAACCCCAACCTCTCCTTTCTGCCAAATAATGGCATTGACTTGGCAATGGACAGTGACCAACCAGTCAATCCAAAGAGGAATCCCATAGATGTTGACCCATTCACCTATGAATGCACTCAGGAGAAAGGGCTTTATGCTCTAGGACCTCTAGCTGGAGATAACTTTGTACGCTTTGTACAGGGAGGGGCTCTGGCTGTTGCCAGCTCTCtgttaaagaaagcaaacaaaaatcccccctaa